The following coding sequences are from one Rhipicephalus microplus isolate Deutch F79 chromosome 3, USDA_Rmic, whole genome shotgun sequence window:
- the LOC142804289 gene encoding uncharacterized protein LOC142804289, which produces MRMACTGLLPPPPFLATPGTPDVPWARWLRLFERFLLASGANELPAPRRRALLLHCFGTEGQRIFDALPPSTTQTKAETTSAAPGVTVTPDAAAGIIGTTAPTGTQDMTTEALRPPDEYDIAVEMLSKHFAAPCNVRLQRHRFQERRQLQGEPITDFAVALRELAALCNFASQADENLCEQFVAGVTCPRLRERLLLEDDNLTFDHAVEVAWLREQTQHESEAFANPVQRIQQQLRDSSARHDRRDNGDNGRHLPGRRHFSCSRAYSAPSPDMNAAAAAVPGPRNVNACGNCGAARCSPTECPARGRTCFACGRRGHFKRACRSYRRGREGYSAEVQEIVPEEDATSVISILAVRTDKSTGVYVDVNVALVTTTRVHTMNFLVDTGSAVSIWVSTNSKACSLTQ; this is translated from the coding sequence ATGAGGATGGCTTGCACGGGTCTTTTGCCACCTCCTCCTTTTCTGGCCACCCCCGGCACGCCCGATGTGCCATGGGCCCGATGGTTACGACTGTTTGAAAGGTTTCTGCTGGCGTCCGGAGCAAACGAGCTACCCGCACCCCGTCGCCGAGCCCTCCTGCTGCACTGTTTTGGGACGGAAGGACAGCGCATTTTCGACGCGCTTCCACCTAGTACGACGCAAACCAAGGCAGAGACAACGAGTGCTGCGCCCGGTGTCACGGTCACGCCAGATGCCGCCGCTGGAATCATCGGAACCACTGCACCTACTGGAACGCAAGACATGACCACGGAAGCCCTACGCCCACCCGACGAGTACGACATAGCCGTTGAGATGCTTTCGAAGCATTTCGCCGCCCCTTGCAACGTCCGCCTTCAACGCCATCGATTCCAGGAGCGTCGTCAACTGCAGGGTGAGCCCATCACTGATTTCGCCGTAGCGCTTCGGGAGTTAGCAGCTCTTTGCAATTTCGCCTCTCAAGCGGACGAAAACCTGTGTGAGCAGTTCGTAGCAGGCGTCACGTGCCCGCGGCTACGAGAGCGATTGCTGCTGGAGGACGATAACCTTACGTTCGATCATGCTGTCGAGGTAGCATGGCTTCGTGAGCAAACCCAGCATGAATCCGAAGCCTTCGCCAATCCTGTGCAGCGCATTCAGCAGCAGTTGCGAGACAGCTCAGCCAGGCACGATCGACGAGATAACGGCGATAATGGCAGACACCTCCCGGGCCGTCGCCACTTCAGCTGCTCACGCGCGTACAGCGCACCTTCACCTGATATGaatgccgccgccgctgctgtccCCGGGCCTAGAAATGTAAATGCCTGCGGAAACTGCGGCGCAGCACGGTGTTCGCCTACGGAATGTCCCGCGCGCGGTCGCACATGTTTTGCCTGCGGACGCCGCGGCCATTTTAAGAGAGCATGTCGCAGCTACCGTCGCGGCCGAGAAGGGTATTCTGCAGAGGTCCAGGAAATCGTTCCGGAAGAGGATGCTACCAGTGTCATTAGCATCTTGGCGGTCCGTACTGATAAGAGCACAGGCGTCTACGTGGATGTCAATGTCGCGTTAGTTACGACGACACGGGTGCATACCATGAACTTTTTGGTGGACACAGGCTCGGCCGTGTCTATTTGGGTGAGCACCAATTCCAAGGCTTGTTCGCTAACGCAGTAA